The Megalobrama amblycephala isolate DHTTF-2021 linkage group LG13, ASM1881202v1, whole genome shotgun sequence genome contains a region encoding:
- the LOC125243774 gene encoding uncharacterized protein LOC125243774 isoform X1 yields the protein MEHANDPLSEPSAPEANLHNEHLSLSDQLSPLEAPLDRIVHGIEATESTDQASGLELKLDLYVPAPPIIEPITPVEETVEHCAFPVATQEDSTQPEAVTEETDQTADVEGLHCENQSSLAESSTDTVTEVECEHASNESGSSDCNAASCVLEETVSSSETPKMCANIKSSTGGTVHNADRKNIPPKKDKFNPLKLDMAKVIPLTSSQLSLQCLECHIIFSDSKSKDRHLKMSHPEEYQQCILGDVLFTCYVCDQHFTSSTELMAHQRTHTGNERFKCPFCSEAFYQSCELTSHKKKVHYSKHGYTCSECDKPFKTFTLLRYHQRVHSAEKPYVCSHKHCGRKFSASKSLQNHLEKHQKEDTKGDQTNTSTTSKKKRTKGTNERKFPCSQCGAVFKTSKSHLLHIKNKHSQVSQCSTVLVPQPKPPGLTITQTANGQPPTLLMETVGPAPQQMDKLDAEQIKRLIEKLGNVQKVNQLVILPLQPQSFGLPHPQPLMQPLHVNFTQSTIQPTQCEQSDTGPSKAEQINLHVSAEMGDLQQNETVLSQEETIISPENSETQVAPVELTQTEVQMQMDEIHLELIPIQSETSVLLDQTPLQDEASQNDLVHELSHTAEEHIPVTQGIAALETNSEPPLIPQPETANSYHVEEDNVPINTVTSEETVTNAETQIQDSTEQSVESDSQVVSEQGDIGKLSEPQELQQIQAQKDQVESEKEPSIVEPQSQPDSLNSVQNNTLIDLPQSSVPKPDQTILQDCPFVKKKLPTKKKRSKKQLANKLETKEASKVCDGQVASTKKVNTSSKVITKKKEKTKNKKLVVRFGPSENKKSSKPKATSKMKQKQNQQISDQDQVHILSQHDNKLNFNQKVQKDKVKGVESPSGVTVKSTGQMNNATDTVLVAPEATQQGKPQKRKMKNKSNLVKKAQSVQEVQQDETLVPVQKKKKQGKTSADDCPKKPKVRKTQNDNYKKNTHKIPKHKVTQTKSKPDVPDLPQIEKQALLLLKGHKQPQLKVHKLDATELEKSPPSKCDKKVLQKTKKASSKSLKVAHQKKAKSVENKLVEYQGEPFSFEMPSVENNHGSASTKPKIVRKRKAPTKIDQEIALSPPYSQLTLGCQDCGKTFSEVSALQEHMAAWHSAGKVAFPDETIVAKKRVMSSSPNEKCISPNVFEIHLATDWDMETEVGEIGGERLSFPALSPSPSLTLASGGVEGRQQEGDKDVEGIVPGPEQPPEKNPLEVCKIPSQMSTPALVKTIMPQELIENASERVSKKEQSNEVGTITENSCTELKDALEEEIKEELPLGVNLVMVGDQNEDENHNTQINNISGVSQENENEVSNPCSQPQESAEVLTHKVLTEPEIKQEEEEVLVRRVDDHKRVMGGHSVKRGKKGVGRNQGKRPVGRRTSTENKSKKDMEGNKDPQECQVLYHMCVLDTPERKNKETDKNGVNASETCQPSSSEEAPEEQVVFELDSVTTSVMDIVNSEDGSFETSEELVRDGSSPGIILEKFLTARERNMENPNTQSQIRRANSKLDTSKVTSAYTSSDMKIEERSSNLAHHSLISSESCSMRGVQMFIVKAEDHLTTNEMLQALQPADPHRVACQDKNRDGTSSDSHVVPMQSYSKQCIFYPVKEEEREHLVEPPHAEQTCLDSGEIAGASSRIEECEEIRVGSVQMDMQHLYTNSEEGDVSAEQQRTQGFLEFLSENSDTDDADSIHSEPEAETILMSCYHGIQSNGTVHRKSIERCGPSGRTNMGASPTRHKEPERQLNWKPINYFSQYFSLDTWNEIAVCTRETSKLPKAVTEKEVAQYVGIHIAMGTLKFPSTKLYWEDCTRVPLISDAMSASRFCELTRKLKLVGSGGASTETSSDQQSDESNRDQPGQSNEAHSNENAHNCANSKTDPLWKVMPLIRRVQDGCRALKRNGSYGVDQYPLPFQRHPTHSLLHTIVVSGGGLVVDFNLSADDSNRENVVEKMVSRGKDGNEGMVFLCKPELSTPSMLEHLLEVGVQSAGKVGGARGQIGDEFVSSDGKLKLFRCHHGFILSAVVKEKPRSTSLVSGFERAIKAANLNRDLRSLYRTPCTNSAVSAWPHSVLWDLIDLVLVNAWIQYKQDYSHITDLLSLMAFRLEVAKALILSSGVDAQDSSPPCPPAPKLHGPDTNSRPSQVLETPLPDEHTRYDGFGHWPEQLAEGDEARRCRFGGCERTSRVRCLKCCVFLCISRNHNCFLKFHSRGSS from the exons ATGGAACATGCTAATGACCCACTCAGTGAGCCATCTGCTCCTGAGGCAAATCTGCACAACGAGCACCTTTCACTTTCAGACCAACTGTCTCCTTTGGAAGCACCATTAGATAGAATTGTACATGGAATAGAGGCTACAGAAAGTACAGATCAAGCCAGTGGTCTTGAGTTGAAACTGGACCTCTATGTCCCAGCACCACCAATAATAGAACCCATAACCCCTGTAGAGGAAACAGTGGAGCACTGTGCTTTTCCTGTGGCAACACAAGAGGACAGCACACAACCTGAAGCCGTTACAGAGGAAACAGATCAAACTGCTGATGTTGAAGGCTTACATTGTGAAAATCAGTCAAGTCTGGCTGAGTCGAGTACAGATACTGTGACAGAAGTGGAATGTGAGCATGCATCCAATGAATCGGGCTCATCAGACTGTAACGCTGCAAGTTGTGTGCTTGAAGAGACTGTAAGCTCCAGTGAAACACCAAAAATGTGTGCCAACATTAAATCATCAACTGGAGGTACAGTACACAATGCCGACAGAAAGAACATCCCTCCAAAGAAGGACAAATTTAACCCTCTGAAACTTGACATGGCCAAAGTAATACCTCTCACCT CATCCCAGCTCTCACTGCAATGCCTAGAATGTCACATCATCTTCAGTGACTCCAAAAGCAAAGATCGGCACCTTAAAATGAGCCACCCTGAAGAGTATcagcagtgcattctgggagatGTCCTCTTTACTTGCTATGTTTGTGATCAGCATTTCACCTCCTCCACAGAGCTCATGGCCCATCAGCGCACACACACTGGTAATGAGCGGTTCAAGTGCCCGTTCTGTAGTGAGGCCTTCTACCAATCCTGTGAGCTAACaagtcacaaaaaaaaagttcactaCAGCAAACATGGATACACCTGCTCAGAGTGTGACAAGCCTTTTAAAACCTTTACTTTGCTCAGATACCACCAACGGGTACACTCAGCGGAAAAGCCGTATGTTTGCTCACACAAACACTGTGGTAGAAAGTTTTCTGCATCCAAGTCTCTTCAGAACCACTtagaaaaacatcaaaaagaAGATACTAAGGGTGACCAGACAAATACTTCAACCACCTCAAAGAAAAAGAGAACTAAAG GAACAAATGAGCGGAAATTCCCATGCTCACAGTGTGGTGCAGTCTTCAAGACTTCCAAATCGCATCTTCTTCACATCAAAAATAAACACTCTCAAGTGTCACAATGTAGTACTGTGTTGGTGCCACAGCCAAAACCACCTGGACTTACTATAACACAGACAGCAAATGGACAACCACCGACTCTGCTCATGGAAACTGTTGGACCGGCACCACAGCAGATGGACAAGCTGGATGCTGAGCAAATTAAAAGACTAATTGAGAAACTTGGAAATGTACAGAAAGTCAATCAGTTGGTTATATTGCCTTTGCAGCCACAAAGCTTTGGGTTACCCCACCCTCAACCATTAATGCAACcattacatgtgaattttactcAATCAACCATTCAGCCAACACAATGTGAGCAATCTGACACTGGCCCATCAAAAGCAGAGCAAATTAACCTCCACGTGTCAGCAGAGATGGGAGATTTGCAACAAAACGAAACTGTTTTGTCACAAGAGGAAACCATTATTTCACCAGAAAACTCAGAGACCCAAGTAGCACCTGTTGAACTGACACAAACAGAGGTTCAAATGCAAATGGATGAAATTCACCTTGAACTTATACCAATACAGTCTGAAACTTCGGTTTTGCTGGATCAAACACCTTTACAGGATGAAGCGTCACAAAATGACTTGGTTCATGAGTTGTCGCATACAGCAGAGGAACATATTCCAGTCACTCAAGGCATTGCAGCTTTGGAAACAAACAGTGAACCACCTTTAATTCCTCAACCTGAAACGGCAAATTCTTATCATGTGGAGGAGGACAATGTGCCGATCAACACAGTAACATCTGAGGAGACCGTTACCAATGCAGAGACACAAATTCAAGATTCAACAGAACAGTCGGTGGAATCAGACTCACAGGTGGTAAGTGAACAGGGTGATATAGGCAAATTAAGTGAGCCTCAAGAACTTCAGCAAATCCAAGCTCAAAAGGACCAAGTTGAGTCAGAGAAAGAACCATCCATTGTGGAACCACAATCTCAACCGGATTCCCTCAACAGTGTGCAGAACAACACCTTAATTGACCTACCACAAAGCTCTGTGCCAAAACCAGACCAGACTATTTTACAGGATTGTCCTTTTGTTAAGAAGAAACTTccaacaaagaaaaaaagatctAAGAAACAATTGGCCAACAAACTTGAGACTAAGGAAGCAAGTAAAGTATGTGATGGCCAGGTAGCATCAACCAAAAAAGTTAATACTTCATCAAAAGTGATTactaagaaaaaagaaaagacgaAGAACAAAAAGCTTGTTGTCAGATTTGGACCAAGCGAGAATAAAAAATCCTCTAAACCGAAGGCAACAtctaaaatgaaacaaaaacagaaccaGCAAATTAGTGATCAAGACCAAGTGCATATTTTATCTCAGCATGACAATAAATTGAATTTTAAccaaaaagtgcaaaaagatAAAGTAAAGGGGGTTGAAAGTCCTTCGGGAGTAACGGTGAAGTCAACAGGTCAAATGAATAATGCAACAGACACTGTTTTGGTGGCACCAGAAGCAACACAACAAGGGAAACCTCAGAAGAGAAAAATGAAGAATAAGAGCAATTTGGTCAAGAAGGCACAGTCTGTCCAGGAGGTTCAACAAGATGAAACACTTGTACctgtgcaaaagaaaaagaagcagGGCAAAACATCTGCAGATGATTGTCCCAAGAAACCCAAGGTTAGAAAGACCCAAAATGATAATTATAAGAAGAATACCCACAAAATACCAAAGCATAAGGTCACACAGACAAAATCCAAACCTGATGTTCCAGACCTGCCTCAAATAGAGAAGCAAGCTCTGCTCTTATTAAAAGGTCACAAGCAGCCTCAGCTGAAGGTACACAAGTTAGATGCTACTGAACTTGAGAAATCACCACCAAGCAAATGTGATAAAAAGGtactgcaaaaaacaaaaaaagcatctAGTAAATCATTGAAGGTAGCACACCAGAAGAAAGCAAAATCAGTTGAAAATAAATTGGTGGAGTATCAAGGAGAGCCCTTTTCTTTTGAAATGCCCTCTGTTGAGAACAACCATGGTTCTGCGTCTACAAAGCCCAAAATTGTACGAAAACGCAAAGCTCCTACAAAAATAGACCAGGAAATTGCATTGAGCCCTCCATATTCTCAACTTACTCTTGGGTGCCAGGACTGTGGGAAGACATTCTCTGAAGTGTCTGCTTTACAGGAACACATGGCAGCCTGGCACTCCGCTGGAAAGGTGGCCTTCCCAGATGAGACAATTGTTGCTAAAAAACGAGTCATGAGCTCTAGTCctaatgaaaaatgtatttcaccTAATGTATTTGAAATTCATCTTGCAACAGACTGGGATATGGAGACTGAGGTTGGGGAGATTGGGGGAGAAAGACTATCATTCCCAGCTTTAAGTCCATCTCCTTCTTTGACACTTGCTTCTGGTGGTGTTGAAGGAAGGCAACAGGAAGGAGACAAAGATGTTGAAGGAATTGTTCCTGGACCTGAGCAACCTCCTGAGAAAAATCCTTTAGAAGTTTGCAAGATCCCTTCACAGATGTCTACCCCAGCCTTAGTCAAAACTATCATGCCACAGGAGCTAATTGAAAATGCTAGTGAGAGAGTGTCAAAAAAAGAACAGAGCAATGAGGTTGGGACCATCACAGAAAATTCTTGCACTGAACTCAAAGATGCATTGGAGGAAGAAATTAAAGAAGAACTGCCCTTAGGGGTTAATTTAGTCATGGTTGGAGACCAAAATGAGGACGAGAATCATAACACTCAGATAAATAACATTTCTGGTGTCTCTCAAGAGAATGAAAATGAAGTAAGCAATCCATGTTCTCAACCTCAAGAGTCTGCTGAAGTATTAACTCATAAAGTTCTTACTGAGCCAGAGATAAAGCAAGAAGAAGAGGAGGTACTTGTACGAAGAGTTGATGATCATAAAAGAGTGATGGGAGGACATTCTGTGAAGAGAGGTAAGAAAGGAGTTGGAAGAAACCAGGGCAAGAGACCGGTTGGAAGAAGAACTAGCacagaaaacaaaagtaaaaaggACATGGAAGGAAATAAGGATCCACAGGAATGCCAAGTGCTCTATCATATGTGTGTACTTGATACTCCAGAGagaaagaacaaagaaacagatAAGAATGGAGTTAATGCCTCTGAAACTTGTCAACCATCGTCTTCTGAGGAGGCTCCTGAGGAACAGGTAGTTTTTGAGTTAGACTCTGTTACCACGAGTGTAATGGACATTGTGAACTCTGAAGATGGATCATTCGAGACATCTGAAGAACTAGTTAGAGACGGCAGCTCTCCTGGAATCATATTGGAAAAATTCTTGACAGCACGTGAGAGAAATATGGAAAATCCAAACACCCAGAGTCAGATTAGACGG GCAAACTCCAAGTTGGATACCAGTAAAGTGACTTCAGCTTACACATCTTCTGACATGAAAATAGAAGAACGTTCTTCAAATTTGGCTCACCACAGTCTGATTTCTTCTGAGAGTTGTTCCATGCGTGGAGTACAGATGTTTATTGTGAAAGCAGAAGACCACTTGACTACGAATGAGATGTTGCAGGCACTCCAGCCTGCAGATCCTCACCGTGTTGCATGCCAAG ATAAGAACAGAGATGGCACCTCTTCAGACTCTCATGTAGTGCCCATGCAGAGCTACAGCAAGCAATGTATATTTTATCCTGTTAAGGAGGAAGAGAGGGAACATTTAGTGGAGCCTCCTCATGCAGAACAGACATGCTTGGATTCGGGGGAGATTGCAG GGGCTTCATCTAGAATTGAAGAATGTGAGGAAATCAGGGTGGGTTCAGTACAAATGGACATGCAACATCTGTACACAAACTCTGAAGAGG GTGATGTTAGTGCTGAACAGCAAAGAACTCAAGGCTTTCTAGAATTCCTCTCTGAGAATTCAGACACGGATGATGCCGATAGTATCCATTCTGAACCAGAAGCTGAAACTATTCTGATGTCCTGTTACCATGGAATACAGAGTAATGGTACAGTACATCGGAAGAGCATAGAGAGATGTGGTCCAAGTGGCAGAAC AAACATGGGTGCCTCTCCAACAAGACACAAAGAACCAGAGAGGCAGCTCAACTGGAAGCCCATTAACTATTTCAGTCAGTATTTTAGTTTGGACACGTGGAATGAAATTGCTGTCTGCACAAGAGAAACATCAAAACTGCCAAAAGCTGTTACAGAAAAAGAGGTCGCACAGTATGTGGGAATCCACATTGCAATGGGAACTCTGAAG TTTCCCAGCACAAAGCTCTACTGGGAAGACTGCACCCGAGTACCTCTGATCTCCGATGCCATGTCGGCTTCAAGATTCTGCGAGCTCACTCGTAAATTGAAGCTGGTCGGTTCTGGTGGAGCTTCCACGGAGACAAGTAGCGATCAGCAATCTGACGAAAGTAATAGAGACCAGCCAGGACAGAGTAATGAAGCGCACAGTAATGAGAATGCACATAATTGTGCAAACTCAAAGACAGATCCTTTGTGGAAGGTAATGCCATTGATTAGAAGAGTTCAAGACGGTTGTCGGGCATTGAAGCGAAATGGAAGCTATGGGGTCGACCAGTACCCCCTTCCTTTTCAAAGACACCCAACCCATTCTTTACTTCACACAATTGTCGTAAGTGGTGGAGGGTTGGTTGTGGACTTCAACTTGAGTGCAGATGACTCCAATAGAGAAAATGTAGTTGAGAAAATGGTCTCTAGGGGTAAAGACGGAAATGAAGGGATGGTGTTTCTTTGCAAACCAGAGCTTTCCACACCTTCTATGCTAGAGCATCTTTTAGAGGTGGGTGTGCAAAGCGCTGGCAAGGTTGGTGGGGCAAGAGGGCAAATAGGTGACGAGTTTGTGAGCTCAGATGGAAAACTCAAACTTTTCAGATGTCATCATGGCTTTATCCTTTCAGCAGTGGTAAAGGAGAAGCCACGCTCAACATCTCTCGTCAGTGGCTTTGAGCGAGCGATTAAAGCTGCGAATCTTAACCGTGATTTGAGAAGTCTTTATCGTACTCCATGCACAAACTCGGCAGTCAGCGCTTGGCCACATTCTGTTCTCTGGGACTTGATTGATCTGGTGTTGGTAAATGCATGGATACAGTATAAGCAAGATTACAGTCATATTACAGATCTGTTATCACTTATGGCATTTCGTTTGGAGGTGGCCAAAGCACTGATTCTATCCAGTGGCGTTGACGCACAAGACTCATCCCCACCCTGCCCTCCTGCTCCCAAACTACACGGCCCAGATACAAACTCAAGACCTTCTCAGGTTCTTGAGACCCCTTTGCCAGATGAACATACACGATACGATGGCTTTGGCCACTGGCCAGAGCAGCTGGCTGAGGGCGATGAGGCTAGGAGGTGTAGATTCGGAGGCTGTGAGAGAACATCACGCGTGCGTTGTCTCAAATGCTGTGTGTTCCTCTGCATTTCTCGAAACCACAACTGTTTCCTGAAGTTTCACAGTCGGGGGTCTTCATGA